One part of the Dasypus novemcinctus isolate mDasNov1 chromosome 29, mDasNov1.1.hap2, whole genome shotgun sequence genome encodes these proteins:
- the HR gene encoding lysine-specific demethylase hairless isoform X2 → MAQDRVPGSGKNCKSEEFGGQGDLPPPRPQLTQAGSFGPHVGRQNGAQPGVGTCLTGLSYLGAARAVPSLCQVVGCLGHMLKELMLWRLCSRDPPPPLLGEPHEGRRVMESTPIFLKDTPAWEKTAPENGIRGQEPSTPLQEGPRHGALWLGESAPFWRDVLGAPGSWLPPGFPQGPKDTRPLLEGEGPRNGERKASWLGSKEGLRWTEAMLAHPLAFCRPACPPRYSLLRPEHSGGQPKSDAVAFQPLHCPFLLETKILERAPFWMPTCLPPYLVSGLPPERPCNWPLAPHPWMYSGGHAKGPSAFGLINKGFHHKDPSILRLAKEPLAAAELGLFGVAPGGHLQRAGEVQHSSLFPRDGETGASRHRDLCPRFQGQPDAVPWPAWPASPPGLVHSLGNIWAGPGSGGLGRPQLEPSASSRCPSPGPPPTQVGCCPSRPPPRDGGLSPCAKGQEGAARGAAEAGEEANTPPGCRARPPSHHTKLKKTWLTRHSEDCPGGEEGPAVQPRALKRAGSPDVQGTAGGPPPKRPPDPFPGSAGQGAGGWQQVRDSPIGSKTETEQHDGQRGARAGLQDPEHLDRPCAALPKGVPPCQSCAQAAGAMGRRACRPQPVWRLPLGGEQPPEEDTATSPEEGRGPVPGAPLSAGLAKHLLSGLGDRLCRLLRREREALAWAQREAGQAPAATERPPVSARCCSRCRHGLFNTHWRCPRCSRRLCAACGRLVGTGRAGEKAGSREQSTEECAQEVGHSTCCLTLTQFVSSQALAELSTAMHQVWVKFDIRGHCPCQADARAWVPGHGGQQKEPTERSPPAPQASCHGDSSRTKEIKEETPDATEAPTQGRVGRGSPPCPSLCELLASTAVKLCLGHERIHMAFAPVTPALPSDDRVTNVLDSIIAQVVERKIQEQALGPGLRAGPALRRGLGRPPGALLWLQEPRPHGRFRLFQEHWRLGQPVLVSGIQRTLRGHLWGTDALGALGGQVQALTALGPSQPTGLDSTAFWEGFSRAEGHPRSDEGAVLLLHRALGEDDTSRVENLAASLPLPEYCARDGKLNLASYLPPGPALRPLEPQLWAAHGVSPHRGHLGTKNLSVEVTDLVSILVHAEAPRPGWHRAPKDLLSGLDGEGLWSPGSQASTVWHVFRAQDAQRVRRFLQMVCPGGAGTLEPGTPGSCYLDAGLRRRLREEWGVSCWTLLQAPGEAVLVPAGAPHQVQGLASTVSVTQRFLSPETSALSAQLCHQGPSLPPDHRLLYAQMDWAMFQAVKVAVGTLQEVK, encoded by the exons aTGGCTCAGGACCGGGTTCCTGGCTCGGGGAAGAATTGCAAGTCCGAGGAATTTGGGGGACAGGGTgacctccccccgccccggccgcAGCTCACCCAGGCGGGATCCTTCGGGCCGCACGTGGGTAGGCAGAATGGTGCCCAGCCTGGGGTTGGCACTTGCCTTACTGGTTTGAGCTACCTTGGAGCCGCCAGGGCGGTGCCCAGCCTATGCCAGGTGGTAGGGTGTTTGGGGCACATGCTCAAGGAACTCATGCTTTGGCGGTTATGCTCCAGGgacccccccccgccccttctGGGAGAGCCCCATGAGGGCAGGAGAGTGATGGAGAGTACGCCCATCTTCCTGAAGGACACCCCAGCCTGGGAGAAGACAGCGCCCGAGAATGGCATCAGGGGACAGGAGCCCAGCACTCCGCTGCAGGAGGGCCCGCGCCATGGGGCGCTGTGGCTGGGAGAGTCTGCTCCCTTCTGGCGGGACGTCTTGGGCGCTCCAGGCTCCTGGCTGCCTCCTGGTTTTCCCCAGGGCCCCAAGGACACACGCCCGCTGCTAGAGGGTGAGGGGCCCCGGAATGGGGAGAGGAAGGCCAGCTGGCTGGGCAGCAAGGAGGGGCTGCGCTGGACAGAGGCGATGCTTGCCCACCCGCTGGCATTCTGCAGGCCGGCGTGCCCGCCTCGCTACAGCCTCCTGAGGCCTGAGCACAGCGGTGGCCAGCCCAAGAGCGACGCTGTGGCCTTCCAGCCCTTGCACTGCCCCTTCCTTCTGGAGACCAAGATCCTGGAGCGAGCCCCCTTCTGGATGCCCACCTGCTTGCCGCCCTACCTCGTGTCCGGCCTGCCCCCCGAGCGTCCATGCAACTGGCCGCTGGCCCCCCACCCCTGGATGTACTCGGGGGGCCATGCCAAAGGGCCCTCTGCCTTCGGCTTAATCAACAAG GGCTTCCACCACAAGGATCCAAGCATTCTCAGGCTGGCGAAGGAGCCGCTGGCAGCTGCAGAGCTCGGGCTGTTCGGCGTAGCCCCTGGCGGGCATCTCCAGAGAGCCGGGGAGGTGCAACACTCCTCGCTCTTCCCGCGGGATGGAGAGACAGGGGCTAGCAGGCACCGGGATCTGTGCCCACGCTTCCAAGGGCAGCCAGACGCTGTCCCCTGGCCTGCCTGGCCCGCTAGTCCCCCAGGCCTGGTTCATAGCCTCGGCAACATCTGGGCTGGCCCAGGCAGCGGGGGTCTCGGGCGCCCCCAGCTGGAGCCCTCCGCCTCATCACGGTGCCCCTCTCCCGGGCCCCCTCCCACCCAGGTGGGCTGCTGCCCGTCCCGCCCTCCCCCCAGAGATGGGGGCCTCAGCCCTTGTGCGAAGGGCCAGGAGGGGGCTGCCCGGGGGGCCGCTGAGGCCGGCGAGGAAGCGAACACGCCCCCCGGCTGCAGGGCCCGTCCCCCCAGCCACCACACCAAGCTGAAGAAGACGTGGCTCACGCGGCACTCAGAAGACTGCCCCGGGGGAGAAGAGGGTCCCGCCGTCCAGCCCCGGGCCCTCAAGAGGGCAGGCAGCCCCGACGTCCAGGGAACCGCGGGCGGCCCACCCCCCAAGCGCCCACCTGACCCTTTCCCGGGCAGTGCGGGCCAGGGGGCCGGAGGTTGGCAGCAGGTGCGGGACTCACCCATAGGGAGCAAGACCGAGACGGAACAACACGATGGCCAGAGAG GAGCCCGAGCCGGCCTTCAGGACCCAGAGCACCTGGACAGACCTTGCGCCGCCCTGCCCAAGGGGGTCCCTCCGTGCCAAAGCTGCGCCCAGGCGGCCGGCGCGATGGGCCGGCGGGCCTGCCGCCCCCAGCCAGTGTGGAG GTTGCCTCTGGGAGGGGAGCAGCCGCCCGAGGAAGACACGGCAACCAGCCCCGAGGAGGGCCGAGGGCCTGTTCCGGGAGCTCCGCTCAGCGCGGGCCTTGCCAAGCACCTGCTCAGCGGTCTGGGAGACCGGCTGTGCCGCCTGCTGCGCAGGGAGCGGGAGGCCCTGGCCTGGGCACAGCGGGAAG CAGGCCAGGCGCCCGCCGCCACAGAGCGCCCACCCGTCAGCGCGCGCTGCTGCAGCCGCTGCCGGCACGGACTCTTCAACACCCACTGGAGGTGCCCCCGCTGCAGCCGCCGCCTGTGCGCTGCCTGCGGCCGCCTGGTGGGCACCGGGAGGGCCGGCGAGAAAGCAG GCTCTCGGGAGCAGTCCACGGAGGAGTGCGCCCAGGAGGTCGGGCACAGCACCTGCTGCCTGACGCTGACCCAGTTTGTCTCCAGTCAGG CTTTGGCAGAACTCAGCACTGCGATGCACCAAGTCTGGGTCAAGTTTGACATCCGGGGGCACTGCCCTTGCCAAGCGGATGCCCGGGCATGGGTGCCAGGGCATGGGGGCCAGCAG AAGGAGCCAACAGAGAGAAGCCCCCCAGCTCCACAAGCTTCCTGCCACGGGGATTCCAGCAGGACTAAGGAGATCAAAGAAG AGACCCCGGACGCCACAGAGGCCCCCACCCAGGGCCGCGTGGGCCGGGGGTCCCCGCCCTGCCCCTCTCTCTGCGAACTGCTGGCCTCCACGGCTGTCAAGCTCTGCTTGGGGCACGAGCGGATCCACATGGCCTTCGCGCCCGTCACCCCGGCCCTGCCCAGC GATGACCGCGTCACCAACGTCCTGGACAGCATCATCGCGCAGGTGGTGGAGCGCAAGATCCAGGAGCAGGCCCTGGGCCCGGGGCTGCGGGCGGGACCGGCGCTGCGCAGGGGCCTGGGCCGCCCCCCGGGGGCTCTGCTGTGGCTGCAGGAGCCGCGGCCCCACGGGCGCTTCCGCCTCTTCCAGGAGCACTGGAGGCTGGGCCAG CCCGTGCTGGTGTCGGGCATCCAGAGGACCTTGCGGGGCCACCTTTGGGGGACGGACGCCCTGGGGGCGCTTGGAGGACAGGTGCAGGCGCTGACAGCCCTCGGGCCCTCGCAGCCCACTGGCCTGGACAGCACCGCCTTCTGGGAGGGTTTCTCCCGAGCTGAGG GTCACCCCAGATCAGACGAGGGCGCTGTCCTCCTGCTGCACAGAGCTCTGGGGGAGGACGACACCAGCAG GGTGGAGAACCTTGCTGCCAGCCTGCCGCTCCCGGAGTACTGCGCCCGCGACGGGAAACTCAACCTGGCTTCCTACCTCCCGCCGGGCCCCGCCCTGCGCCCCCTGGAGCCTCAGCTCTGGGCAGCCCACG GTGTGAGCCCACACCGCGGGCACCTCGGGACCAAGAACCTGTCCGTGGAGGTGACCGACCTGGTCAGCATCCTGGTGCACGCGGAGGCACCGCGCCCGGGCTGGCACAGGGCCCCGAAAG ACCTCCTCTCCGGCCTGGACGGGGAAGGGCTCTGGTCTCCCGGCAGCCAGGCCAGCACCGTGTGGCACGTGTTCCGAGCACAGGACGCCCAGCGCGTCCGCCGCTTTCTCCAGAtg GTGTGCCCGGGTGGGGCGGGCACCCTGGAGCCTGGCACCCCGGGCAGCTGCTACCTGGACGCAGGGCTCCGGCGACGCctgcgggaggagtggggcgtGAGCTGCTGGACCCTCCTGCAAGCCCCTGGAGAGGCTGTGCTGGTGCCCGCAGGGGCTCCCCACCAG GTGCAGGGCCTGGCGAGCACAGTCAGTGTCACTCAGCGCTTCCTGTCCCCCGAGACCTCTGCCCTCTCCGCTCAGCTCTGCCACCAGGGACCCAGCCTGCCCCCCGATCACCGCCTGCTTTATGCCCAG ATGGACTGGGCCATGTTCCAAGCAGTGAAAGTGGCTGTGGGAACATTGCAGGAGGTGAAATAG
- the HR gene encoding lysine-specific demethylase hairless isoform X1, with the protein MAQDRVPGSGKNCKSEEFGGQGDLPPPRPQLTQAGSFGPHVGRQNGAQPGVGTCLTGLSYLGAARAVPSLCQVVGCLGHMLKELMLWRLCSRDPPPPLLGEPHEGRRVMESTPIFLKDTPAWEKTAPENGIRGQEPSTPLQEGPRHGALWLGESAPFWRDVLGAPGSWLPPGFPQGPKDTRPLLEGEGPRNGERKASWLGSKEGLRWTEAMLAHPLAFCRPACPPRYSLLRPEHSGGQPKSDAVAFQPLHCPFLLETKILERAPFWMPTCLPPYLVSGLPPERPCNWPLAPHPWMYSGGHAKGPSAFGLINKGFHHKDPSILRLAKEPLAAAELGLFGVAPGGHLQRAGEVQHSSLFPRDGETGASRHRDLCPRFQGQPDAVPWPAWPASPPGLVHSLGNIWAGPGSGGLGRPQLEPSASSRCPSPGPPPTQVGCCPSRPPPRDGGLSPCAKGQEGAARGAAEAGEEANTPPGCRARPPSHHTKLKKTWLTRHSEDCPGGEEGPAVQPRALKRAGSPDVQGTAGGPPPKRPPDPFPGSAGQGAGGWQQVRDSPIGSKTETEQHDGQRGARAGLQDPEHLDRPCAALPKGVPPCQSCAQAAGAMGRRACRPQPVWRLPLGGEQPPEEDTATSPEEGRGPVPGAPLSAGLAKHLLSGLGDRLCRLLRREREALAWAQREAGQAPAATERPPVSARCCSRCRHGLFNTHWRCPRCSRRLCAACGRLVGTGRAGEKAASPTGSREQSTEECAQEVGHSTCCLTLTQFVSSQALAELSTAMHQVWVKFDIRGHCPCQADARAWVPGHGGQQKEPTERSPPAPQASCHGDSSRTKEIKEETPDATEAPTQGRVGRGSPPCPSLCELLASTAVKLCLGHERIHMAFAPVTPALPSDDRVTNVLDSIIAQVVERKIQEQALGPGLRAGPALRRGLGRPPGALLWLQEPRPHGRFRLFQEHWRLGQPVLVSGIQRTLRGHLWGTDALGALGGQVQALTALGPSQPTGLDSTAFWEGFSRAEGHPRSDEGAVLLLHRALGEDDTSRVENLAASLPLPEYCARDGKLNLASYLPPGPALRPLEPQLWAAHGVSPHRGHLGTKNLSVEVTDLVSILVHAEAPRPGWHRAPKDLLSGLDGEGLWSPGSQASTVWHVFRAQDAQRVRRFLQMVCPGGAGTLEPGTPGSCYLDAGLRRRLREEWGVSCWTLLQAPGEAVLVPAGAPHQVQGLASTVSVTQRFLSPETSALSAQLCHQGPSLPPDHRLLYAQMDWAMFQAVKVAVGTLQEVK; encoded by the exons aTGGCTCAGGACCGGGTTCCTGGCTCGGGGAAGAATTGCAAGTCCGAGGAATTTGGGGGACAGGGTgacctccccccgccccggccgcAGCTCACCCAGGCGGGATCCTTCGGGCCGCACGTGGGTAGGCAGAATGGTGCCCAGCCTGGGGTTGGCACTTGCCTTACTGGTTTGAGCTACCTTGGAGCCGCCAGGGCGGTGCCCAGCCTATGCCAGGTGGTAGGGTGTTTGGGGCACATGCTCAAGGAACTCATGCTTTGGCGGTTATGCTCCAGGgacccccccccgccccttctGGGAGAGCCCCATGAGGGCAGGAGAGTGATGGAGAGTACGCCCATCTTCCTGAAGGACACCCCAGCCTGGGAGAAGACAGCGCCCGAGAATGGCATCAGGGGACAGGAGCCCAGCACTCCGCTGCAGGAGGGCCCGCGCCATGGGGCGCTGTGGCTGGGAGAGTCTGCTCCCTTCTGGCGGGACGTCTTGGGCGCTCCAGGCTCCTGGCTGCCTCCTGGTTTTCCCCAGGGCCCCAAGGACACACGCCCGCTGCTAGAGGGTGAGGGGCCCCGGAATGGGGAGAGGAAGGCCAGCTGGCTGGGCAGCAAGGAGGGGCTGCGCTGGACAGAGGCGATGCTTGCCCACCCGCTGGCATTCTGCAGGCCGGCGTGCCCGCCTCGCTACAGCCTCCTGAGGCCTGAGCACAGCGGTGGCCAGCCCAAGAGCGACGCTGTGGCCTTCCAGCCCTTGCACTGCCCCTTCCTTCTGGAGACCAAGATCCTGGAGCGAGCCCCCTTCTGGATGCCCACCTGCTTGCCGCCCTACCTCGTGTCCGGCCTGCCCCCCGAGCGTCCATGCAACTGGCCGCTGGCCCCCCACCCCTGGATGTACTCGGGGGGCCATGCCAAAGGGCCCTCTGCCTTCGGCTTAATCAACAAG GGCTTCCACCACAAGGATCCAAGCATTCTCAGGCTGGCGAAGGAGCCGCTGGCAGCTGCAGAGCTCGGGCTGTTCGGCGTAGCCCCTGGCGGGCATCTCCAGAGAGCCGGGGAGGTGCAACACTCCTCGCTCTTCCCGCGGGATGGAGAGACAGGGGCTAGCAGGCACCGGGATCTGTGCCCACGCTTCCAAGGGCAGCCAGACGCTGTCCCCTGGCCTGCCTGGCCCGCTAGTCCCCCAGGCCTGGTTCATAGCCTCGGCAACATCTGGGCTGGCCCAGGCAGCGGGGGTCTCGGGCGCCCCCAGCTGGAGCCCTCCGCCTCATCACGGTGCCCCTCTCCCGGGCCCCCTCCCACCCAGGTGGGCTGCTGCCCGTCCCGCCCTCCCCCCAGAGATGGGGGCCTCAGCCCTTGTGCGAAGGGCCAGGAGGGGGCTGCCCGGGGGGCCGCTGAGGCCGGCGAGGAAGCGAACACGCCCCCCGGCTGCAGGGCCCGTCCCCCCAGCCACCACACCAAGCTGAAGAAGACGTGGCTCACGCGGCACTCAGAAGACTGCCCCGGGGGAGAAGAGGGTCCCGCCGTCCAGCCCCGGGCCCTCAAGAGGGCAGGCAGCCCCGACGTCCAGGGAACCGCGGGCGGCCCACCCCCCAAGCGCCCACCTGACCCTTTCCCGGGCAGTGCGGGCCAGGGGGCCGGAGGTTGGCAGCAGGTGCGGGACTCACCCATAGGGAGCAAGACCGAGACGGAACAACACGATGGCCAGAGAG GAGCCCGAGCCGGCCTTCAGGACCCAGAGCACCTGGACAGACCTTGCGCCGCCCTGCCCAAGGGGGTCCCTCCGTGCCAAAGCTGCGCCCAGGCGGCCGGCGCGATGGGCCGGCGGGCCTGCCGCCCCCAGCCAGTGTGGAG GTTGCCTCTGGGAGGGGAGCAGCCGCCCGAGGAAGACACGGCAACCAGCCCCGAGGAGGGCCGAGGGCCTGTTCCGGGAGCTCCGCTCAGCGCGGGCCTTGCCAAGCACCTGCTCAGCGGTCTGGGAGACCGGCTGTGCCGCCTGCTGCGCAGGGAGCGGGAGGCCCTGGCCTGGGCACAGCGGGAAG CAGGCCAGGCGCCCGCCGCCACAGAGCGCCCACCCGTCAGCGCGCGCTGCTGCAGCCGCTGCCGGCACGGACTCTTCAACACCCACTGGAGGTGCCCCCGCTGCAGCCGCCGCCTGTGCGCTGCCTGCGGCCGCCTGGTGGGCACCGGGAGGGCCGGCGAGAAAGCAG CTTCTCCCACAGGCTCTCGGGAGCAGTCCACGGAGGAGTGCGCCCAGGAGGTCGGGCACAGCACCTGCTGCCTGACGCTGACCCAGTTTGTCTCCAGTCAGG CTTTGGCAGAACTCAGCACTGCGATGCACCAAGTCTGGGTCAAGTTTGACATCCGGGGGCACTGCCCTTGCCAAGCGGATGCCCGGGCATGGGTGCCAGGGCATGGGGGCCAGCAG AAGGAGCCAACAGAGAGAAGCCCCCCAGCTCCACAAGCTTCCTGCCACGGGGATTCCAGCAGGACTAAGGAGATCAAAGAAG AGACCCCGGACGCCACAGAGGCCCCCACCCAGGGCCGCGTGGGCCGGGGGTCCCCGCCCTGCCCCTCTCTCTGCGAACTGCTGGCCTCCACGGCTGTCAAGCTCTGCTTGGGGCACGAGCGGATCCACATGGCCTTCGCGCCCGTCACCCCGGCCCTGCCCAGC GATGACCGCGTCACCAACGTCCTGGACAGCATCATCGCGCAGGTGGTGGAGCGCAAGATCCAGGAGCAGGCCCTGGGCCCGGGGCTGCGGGCGGGACCGGCGCTGCGCAGGGGCCTGGGCCGCCCCCCGGGGGCTCTGCTGTGGCTGCAGGAGCCGCGGCCCCACGGGCGCTTCCGCCTCTTCCAGGAGCACTGGAGGCTGGGCCAG CCCGTGCTGGTGTCGGGCATCCAGAGGACCTTGCGGGGCCACCTTTGGGGGACGGACGCCCTGGGGGCGCTTGGAGGACAGGTGCAGGCGCTGACAGCCCTCGGGCCCTCGCAGCCCACTGGCCTGGACAGCACCGCCTTCTGGGAGGGTTTCTCCCGAGCTGAGG GTCACCCCAGATCAGACGAGGGCGCTGTCCTCCTGCTGCACAGAGCTCTGGGGGAGGACGACACCAGCAG GGTGGAGAACCTTGCTGCCAGCCTGCCGCTCCCGGAGTACTGCGCCCGCGACGGGAAACTCAACCTGGCTTCCTACCTCCCGCCGGGCCCCGCCCTGCGCCCCCTGGAGCCTCAGCTCTGGGCAGCCCACG GTGTGAGCCCACACCGCGGGCACCTCGGGACCAAGAACCTGTCCGTGGAGGTGACCGACCTGGTCAGCATCCTGGTGCACGCGGAGGCACCGCGCCCGGGCTGGCACAGGGCCCCGAAAG ACCTCCTCTCCGGCCTGGACGGGGAAGGGCTCTGGTCTCCCGGCAGCCAGGCCAGCACCGTGTGGCACGTGTTCCGAGCACAGGACGCCCAGCGCGTCCGCCGCTTTCTCCAGAtg GTGTGCCCGGGTGGGGCGGGCACCCTGGAGCCTGGCACCCCGGGCAGCTGCTACCTGGACGCAGGGCTCCGGCGACGCctgcgggaggagtggggcgtGAGCTGCTGGACCCTCCTGCAAGCCCCTGGAGAGGCTGTGCTGGTGCCCGCAGGGGCTCCCCACCAG GTGCAGGGCCTGGCGAGCACAGTCAGTGTCACTCAGCGCTTCCTGTCCCCCGAGACCTCTGCCCTCTCCGCTCAGCTCTGCCACCAGGGACCCAGCCTGCCCCCCGATCACCGCCTGCTTTATGCCCAG ATGGACTGGGCCATGTTCCAAGCAGTGAAAGTGGCTGTGGGAACATTGCAGGAGGTGAAATAG